In Arachis hypogaea cultivar Tifrunner chromosome 17, arahy.Tifrunner.gnm2.J5K5, whole genome shotgun sequence, a single window of DNA contains:
- the LOC112766049 gene encoding uncharacterized protein — translation MRVKPILLCFLLGVVLISSAVAHEPSKEDELQVQENGVQKRSVEDNALMHEEHYGGGDSGGGGGHGGGGGHGGGGGGHGGGGGHGGGGGGYGGGGGKGGGGGGGKGGGGGESSGGGDGGGSSGGGGYGGGGGKGGGGGGGKGGGGGGSGGGGKGGGGGGGKGGGGGGSSGGGGGYGGGGSGGKGGGGGKGGGGGGSGGGGGKGGGGGKGGGGGSSGGGGGYGGGGSGGKGGGGGGKGGGGGGSSGGGGGYGGGGSGGKGGGGGGGGGSSGGGGKGGGGSGGGGKGGGGSSGGGGGYGGGGGGHGGGGGGHGGGGGGSSGGGGGHGGGGSSGGYGGGGKGGGGGGGSSGGGGKGGGGGYGGGGGKGGGGGGGHGGGGGGGHGGGGGYGGGGGNSIGRKEGFGIWNQGN, via the exons ATGAGGGTTAAACCTATTCTTCTGTGTTTCCTTTTAGGGGTGGTTCTCATCTCTTCTGCGGTGGCTCATGAGCCATCCAAAGAGGATGAGTTACAAG TACAAGAAAATGGAGTTCAAAAAAGAAGCGTTGAGGATAATG CCTTGATGCATGAAGAACATTATGGAGGAGGTGACAGTGGAGGAGGAGGTGGTCATGGAGGAGGAGGTGGTCacggaggaggaggtggtgggcATGGAGGTGGCGGCGGCCATGGAGGTGGAGGTGGTGGCTACGGAGGTGGGGGAGGGAAAGGTGGCGGCGGGGGCGGTGGTAAAGGCGGCGGAGGCGGAGAAAGCAGCGGTGGCGGCGACGGGGGAGGAAGCAGCGGCGGTGGTGGTTACGGAGGTGGAGGTGGGAAGGGGGGTGGAGGCGGAGGCGGTAAAGGCGGCGGAGGCGGAGGAAGCGGTGGTGGTGGGAAGGGTGGCGGCGGCGGTGGCGGTAAAGGCGGCGGCGGTGGAGGAAGCAGCGGTGGAGGCGGTGGATATGGTGGTGGAGGAAGTGGCGGGAAAGGTGGCGGCGGCGGTAAAGGCGGCGGAGGCGGAGGAAGCGGAGGTGGAGGTGGGAAGGGTGGTGGCGGCGGGAAAGGCGGCGGTGGAGGCAGCAGCGGTGGAGGCGGTGGATACGGTGGGGGAGGAAGTGGTGGGAAAGGTGGCGGCGGCGGCGGTAAAGGCGGCGGCGGTGGAGGAAGCAGCGGGGGAGGCGGTGGATATGGGGGTGGAGGAAGTGGCGGAAAAGGAggtggtggtggcggcggtgGCGGAAGTAGCGGCGGTGGCggcaaaggaggaggaggaagcgGCGGCGGCGGTAAAGGCGGTGGTGGAAGCAGCGGTGGCGGCGGCGGATATGGAGGTGGTGGCGGCGGACATGGAGGTGGTGGCGGTGGACATGGAGGTGGCGGTGGAGGAAGCAGTGGTGGCGGTGGTGGACACGGTGGTGGAGGAAGTAGTGGAGGTTACGGAGGTGGCGGCAAAGGAGGTGGTGGGGGTGGCGGAAGTAGCGGCGGGGGCGGCAAAGGAGGCGGAGGAGgttatggtggtggtggtggcaaaGGAGGTGGTGGTGGGGGCGGCCATGGAGGTGGCGGAGGTGGCGGACATGGAGGCGGAGGAGGATACGGTGGTGGTGGAGGAAATAGCATCGGCCGCAAAGAAGGTTTTGGAATTTGGAACCAAGGAAACTGA